Within Micromonospora narathiwatensis, the genomic segment TACGATGAAGTGGCTGCCCTTGCGCAGCCCGCCGGAGGCGAGCACGTGGATCTCGCTCGGATAGCCGTAGACCTCGGCGATCTCCCGACGGAGCCGCCGGGCGACCGCGCCGGTGTCCAGCTCCGCCTCGACCACCACACGACCCGACACGATGTGCAGGCCGCCCGCGAAGCGCAGCAGGGCGGCCATCTCCGCCCGCCGACAGCAGGGCTTGGGCACGTCGACCCGACTCAGCTCGTCCTTGACCGCAGCCGTCATCGCCATAGTGCGCCCCCTCACGGACCGGTTCCGGCGTGTCGCCGGTGATTACGTACGTGTCTAACGATCGGCGCCCAGGACAGGCACCAGCGCGGCGCCCAGGGCGGCCGGATCATGGCGGGGCGTGCCGTCGCGGACGGCGATGGGGGCGAGGACCAGCCGGGCACCCAGCGATTCTGCCGCACCTTCGACCGCCACGGGGTCACCCACCGCCTTGGAGTCGGCCAACACCATGTCCACCTTCAGCTCGGGCAGATAGCGCCGCAGGGTGTCCAGATGGTCGGCCGGGGAGAGCCCCAGGGTCTCCTTCTCCGCCACCAGGTTGAGCGTCACCAGCCGCCGCGCCGGGCTGGAGATGATCGCGTCGGCCAGCCCCGGCACCAGCAGGTGCGGCAGCACGCTGGTGTACCAGCTGCCCGGCCCGAAGATCAACCAGTCGGCCTCGCGTACCGCGGCCACCGCCTCGGCGCAGGCGGCCGGCGCGGCGGGGGTGAGCCGCAGCGCCTCGACCCGGCCGGTGGTGACCGCCACCTGGTGCTGGCCACGCACCGCGCGTACCTCGTCGGGGTGGTCCGGGTCGGCACCGCGCACCCGGGCCTCGATGTCGACCGGCTGCCGCGACATCGGCAGCACCCGGCCGACCGCGCCGAGCATCGCGCCGGCGTGGTCGAGCGCGGCCACCGGGTCGCCGAACAGCTCCATCAGCCCGTGCAGCAGCAGGTTGCCGACCGCGTGCCCGGCGAGCGCGTCGGCCGCTCCCCCGCCGGCGCCGACCCGGCCCGCCGCGGCGAACCGGTGCTGGAACAGGCCGGCGGTGCGCCGGGTGGCCGGGTGGTCGCCGGCCAGCGCGACCAGCGCCTGCCGGAGATCACCCGGGGGCAGCCCGCCGCGCTCGGCCCGCAACCGGCCGCTGGAGCCGCCGTCGTCGCCCACCGTGACCACCGCGGTGATGTCCAGGTCCAGCTCGGGTACGCAGTGCCGCAGCGCCCGCAGGGACGCCGAGAGCCCGTGCCCGCCGCCGAAGGCGACCACCCTGGCCGGGCTCATTCCCGCCCCAGGTCCCGGTGCTGGGCGTTCGCGGCAATGCCGGACTGGCGCAGCCGGGCGGCCAGTTCCTCGGCGATCGCGACGCTGCGGTGCTTGCCGCCGGTGCAGCCGACGGCGACGGTCAGGTAGCGCTTGCCCTCCCGCTCGAAGCCGCCGGTCGTGGCGTTGACCAGGTCGGCGTACCCGGCCACGAATGCCTCGGCGCCCTCCTGGCCCAGCACGTACGCGCTGACCGCCTCCTCGCGCCCGGTGTGCTCGCGCAGCTCCGGCACCCAGTACGGGTTGGGCAGGAACCGGGCGTCCATCACGAAGTCGGCGTCCGGGGGGAGGCCGTACTTGAAGCCGAACGACAGCACGGTGATCCGCAGCCGGCGGGAGTCCTCCCCGCCGAACAGTTCCTCGACCCGGCGCCGCAACTGGTTGACGTTGAGGTGGCTGGTGTCGATGATCACGTCGGCCTGGTCCCGGGCCTCCTCCAGCAGGGCGCGCTCGACGGCGATCCCGTCGGCCAGCCGCCCGTCGCCCTGCAACGGGTGGGAGCGCCGGACGCTCTCGAACCGGCGGATCAGCACCTCGTCGTCGGCGTCGACGAAGACCACCCGGGGCTGGAAGCCACGCTCGCGCAGCTCCCGGATCGCCCCGGCCAGGTCGGTGGAGAAGGCGCGCGAGCGCACGTCCAGCACCATCGCCGTACGCCGGGCCGCGCCGCCGGCCTTGAAGGCCAGCTCGGCCATGTCGAGCATGAGGGCCTGGGGCAGGTTGTCGACCACGTAGAAGCCGACGTTCTCCAGCGCCCGGGCCACGGTGCTCCGGCCGCCGCCGGAGAGGCCGGTGACCACCACCAGGGTGGTGTCCGCCTCGGCCGGCGCCGGCCCGCCCAGGGCTGTCTCCGTACCGGTCGGCACCAGGTCTCCCGCCGTGCGCGCCTCGCTCACCCGTTACACCCCCAAGCCGTGGCGCCGCGGCCGGTCGGCCGCGCGTGGTCAGTCAGCGACTCTAACGGCTGCGCCCCCGTACGGGATTCCACGGGGTGACGACCGGAACAGCAACTTGTCCGATTTGCCGGTGACTGCCCCCGGCCTGTCGTACTGCCGACAGCCCGGCCGGGTCGCCCGCCCAACCTTCGGCACGCGCCCGCCGCGCCCGGGCCTTGTCGGCGGGCGCTCGTAGACTGCGCGGATGGTCTCCCCCACCGATCAGCGGACCGAGGACGCCCTGCGGGTGCTGCGCCGGGTGTTCGGCTACGACGCCTTCCGGGGCTTCCAGCAGGAGGTCGTCGAGCACGTGGTGGCCGGCGGCGACGCGCTGGTGCTGATGCCGACCGGGGGCGGCAAGTCGCTCTGCTACCAGATCCCCGCGCTGGTCCGCGACGGCGTCGCGGTGGTGGTCTCCCCGCTGATCGCGCTCATGCAGGACCAGGTCGACGCGCTCACCGCGGTCGGCGTCCGCGCCGGGTTCCTCAACTCGACCCAGGATCTCACCGAACGGCGGCGGGTGGAGACGGCCTTCCTCGCCGGGGAGCTGGACCTGCTCTACCTCGCCCCGGAGGCGCTCGCCGTCCGCTCCACCGTCGCCCTGCTCGAACGCGGGCGGATCGCGCTGTTCGCCATCGACGAGGCGCACTGCGTCTCCCAGTGGGGGCACGACTTCCGCCCCGACTACCTCAACCTCTCGATGCTGCACGAGCGGTGGCCGGGGGTGCCGCGGATCGCGCTGACCGCCACCGCCACCGGGGCCACCCGCACCGAGATCGCCACCCGGCTCCAGCTCACCGAGGCCCGCCACTTCGTGGCCAGCTTCGACCGGCCCAACATCCAGTACCGGATCGTGCCGAAGCGGGAGCCGCGCAAGCAGCTGCTGAGCCTGCTGCGCGACGAGCACCCCGGCGACGCCGGGATCGTCTACTGCCTGTCCCGCGCCTCGGTGGAGAAGACCGCCGACTTCCTGGTGGCCAACGGCGTGCCGGCGCTGCCGTACCACGCCGGGCTGGACGCGGCCACCCGGGCGGCCAACCAACAGCGCTTCCTGCGCGAGGACGGCCTGGTCATGGTCGCCACCATCGCGTTCGGCATGGGCATCGACAAGCCCGACGTGCGCTTCGTCGCCCATCTCGACCTGCCGAAATCGGTGGAGGGCTACTACCAGGAGACCGGCCGGGCCGGGCGGGACGGGCTGCCGTCGACCGCGTGGCTGGCGTACGGCCTCCAGGACGTGGTCCAGCAGCGCAAGATGATCGAGACCTCGGAGGGCGACCTGGCGCACCGGCGCAACCTGGCCGCCCACCTCGACGCGATGCTGGCCCTCTGCGAGACGGTGCGCTGCCGCCGGGCGCAGCTCCTCGAATACTTCGGCGAGACCGGCACGGCCGGCTGCGGCAACTGCGACACCTGCCTGGAGCCGCCCGAGTCCTGGGACGGCACGGTCGCCGCGCAGAAGCTGCTCTCCACCGTCTACCGGCTGGACCGCGAGCGCAACCAGCGGTTCGGCGCCGGGCACAGCATCGACATCCTGCTCGGCAAGCGCACCGACAAGATCGACCAGCACGGCCACGACTCGCTGTCCACGTTCGGCATCGGCAGCGAGCTGCGCGAGGCGGAGTGGCGGGGCGTGGTGCGGCAACTGCTCGCCGAGGGCCTGCTGGCGGTCGAGGGCGACTACGGCACCCTGGCGCTGACCGAGGCGAGCGCCGAGGTGCTGGGCCGCCGGCGTGCGGTCACCATGCGGCGGGAGCCGGAGAAGCCGGTGTCGACCCGGTCGGCGAAGCCCCGGGGCGCGGCCACCGCCGTCGCCGAACTCGCCCCCGACGCGGCGCCGGTCTTCGAGCGGCTGCGGGCCTGGCGGGCGGCCAGCGCCAAGGAGCAGGGCGTGCCGGCGTACGTCATCTTCCACGACGCGACCCTGCGGCAGATCGCCACCGAGGCTCCGGCCTCGCTGGCCGAGCTGTCCCGGGTCAGCGGCGTCGGCGAGAACAAGCTCGCCAAGTACGGCGAGCAGATCCTCGCCGTACTCGCGGAGGGGTGAGCACGCCACCGAGACGCCGAAGGGCCCGACCCCCGTTCGGGGTCGGGCCCTTCGTCACTGCCTCGGGTCAGGAGCTGTAGCCGCGGCTGGCGATCCAGTGCGCCAGGGCGTCCACGTCCATCTGGTACGAGGCCATGTTCGGGTTGGCCGAGTCGGCGATCGTCACGGTCTTCCCACCGTCGCGGTAGCCCACCACGCTGATGTAGTGGCCGCCCTCGAAGGAGTGGGTGTTGCCGTCGGTGTCGGTCGCGGTGCCCGCGATGTTGGCCACCACGGCGCGGCCGTCGTCCACGGCCTTCACGACGTCGGCGCGCAGCTGCTCGACGTGCTTGACGTCGACCTTGTCGACCGGCATCTCGGTGCTGTGGTAGGCGTTGCGACCGGTCTCCTTGTTCAGCACCGGTGTGATGTCGTTGATGCTGTTGGTGCCGTTCTCGGTGGTGCCCATCTCCTTGGCCATGGCGTCGACGTTGATGTCCTTGCCCTGGACGGAGAGGGCGTTGCGGGTGGCGGCGGGGCCGCAGTAGTAGAAGTTGGGCTGCGCCTCGTAGCGGACGTTGAGCTCACGCTGGGCCGGCTTGCTGTCGGCGGCGTGGGCGGCGACGGCGGGGCCGGCGATGCCACCGGCGGTGGCGGCGACGCCAGCAGCGGTCAGGACGGTCTTGCGCAGGATGTCGGTACGCATGATGAAGCCTTCCTGTTCGGGGGATACGCGGCAGCCCGCAAAGGGGGGTGCGGTGGATGCCGCGAAGGGGGGAAGTCTTGGCAGGGACCGGGCGGCCAGTGGGCCTGCTCGGCGGTCCCGGGGATGTAACGACCGGGGCTGGCCGGTCATTCCGCCGCGGCCGGGGCCCCATCGTGCTGGCGGGCCGGAGATCCGGCGCGGTCAGCCATGTTCAACGCCCCCGGCCCGGCCGTCATTCCGCCGAGCACCCCCGGCCACCTGGCCATTACCCGCACAACCGGATGCCCGGGCACATTTTGCCCAAACGCCGAACCGGGCAAGACGACCGATGGGCCCTTCAGCCCACCACCGACCCTGAGCGGGCGCCGCCGTTGGGCGAGCCAGGTCGCCGATACGGCGGTAAACCTGTCGGCCGAACCCGCCACCTCGCCGACCTGGCTGGCCCAACCTGGCCAACCTCGCCACATCAGCGCCGCTGGGGCCGTCAGGGGGTGGGGGTCGGCTTGGCGTCCCCGTCGAGGGCGGCCAGGATCGCCTCGGCGGTCCGGCGGCCGACACCGGGAACCTCGGTGATCTCCTCGACGGTGGCGACGGAGAGCCGCTTGAGCGAGCCGAAGTGCCGTAACAGGGCCTTACGGCGCACCTCGCCCAGCCCGGGGATGTTGTCCAGCGCCGACTCCGTCATCCGCTTCGAGCGCCGCTGCCGGTGGAAGGTGATGGCAAACCGGTGCGCCTCGTCGCGTACCCGTTGCAGCAGGTAGAGCGCCTCCGAGGTGCGCGGCAGGATGATCGGGAACTCGTCGTCGGGCAGCCAGACCTCCTCCAGCCGCTTCGCCAGTCCGCAGAGCGCCACGTCGTCGATGCCCAGCTCGGCGAGGGCCTGCGCGGCCACCGCCACCTGCGGCGCGCCACCGTCGACCACGACCAGCTGCGGCGGGTACGCGAACTTGCGTGGCCGCCCGGTGGTGGGGTCGATGCCGGGCCGGTCCGGGTCGCCGGCGGTCTCCTCGCCGATCTCCCCGGTCTCGGCGCGGGCGTCGAGGTAGCGGGCGAAGCGCCGGCGCAGCACCTCCGACATGGCGGAGAGGTCGTCGGTGGCGCCCCGGACGATGAACCGGCGGTACTCGCTCTTGCGGGGCAGCCCGTCCTCGAAGACGACCATGCTGGCGACGACGTCGGTGCCCTGGATCTGGGAGACGTCGAAACACTCGATGCGCAGCGGCGAGGTACGCATGCCGAGCGCGTCGGCGATCTCGTCGAGGGCCTTGCTGCGGGTGGTCAGGTCGCCGGCCCGCTTGAGCTTGTGCCGGGCGAGCGCGTCGTTCGCGTTGCGTTCCACCGTCTCCAGCAGCGACCGCTTGTCGCCGCGCTGCGGGACGCGCAGCGACACCCGACTCCCCCGACGGGCGGTGAGCCAGTCGGCGAGCGCGTCGACGTCGCCGGGCAACTCGGGCACGAGCAACTCGCGGGGCACGTCGGCCTCGCCCTGCTCGCCGCCGTAGACCTGGGTGCAGAAATGGTGGACCAGGTCGCCGGTGGTCAACTCCTCGGTCTTCTCCACCACCCAGCCGCGCTGGCCCCGTACCCGCCCGTCGCGGACGTGGAAGACCTGGACCGCGGCTTCGAGCGGATCCTCGGCGAAGGCCACCACGTCGGCGTCGGTGCCGTCGCCGAGCACCACCGTCTGCTTCTCCATGGCCCGGCGCAGCGCGGCGACGTCGTCCCGCAGCCGGGCGGCCCGCTCGAACTCCAGCCCCTCGCTGGCCTCCTGCATCTCCCGTTCGAGCCTGCGGACCATGGTGTCGGTGCGGCCGGCCATGAAGTCGCAGAACCCGTCGACGATCTCCCGGTGCCGCTCGGCGGTCACGCTCCCGACGCACGGCGCGGAGCACTTGCCGATGTAGCCCAGCAGGCAGGGACGGCCGACCTGGCCGGCCCGTTTGAACACGCCGGAGGAGCAGGTCCGCGCCGGGAAGACGCGCAACAGCAGGTCCAGCGTCTCGCGGATCGCCCAGGCGTGCGAGTACGGCCCGAAGTAGCGCACCCCCTTGCGCTTGGCGCCGCGCATCACCTGCAACCGCGGGAACTCCTCGTCGAGGGTCACCGCCAGGTACGGGTACGACTTGTCGTCGCGGTAGCGGACGTTGAACCTCGGGTCGTACTGCTTGATCCAGGTGTATTCCTGCTGGAGCGCCTCCACCTCGGTGGCCACGGTGATCCAGTCCACCGACTCGGCGGTGAAGACCATCTGCCGGGTGCGCTGGTGCAGGTTGACCGGGTCGGCGAAGTAGGAGTTGAGTCGGCTGCGCAGGCTCCGCGCCTTGCCGACGTAGATCACCCGGCCGGTGCCGTCGCGGAAGCGGTAGACCCCCGGCGACTCCGGGATGGTGCCAGGTGCGGGTCGGTAGGTCGAGGGGTCAGCCACGTCGCAAGCCTAGTCCGCACCACCGACACCCCACCGCCGCCGCGCGCCCGCCCGGCAGCGGACAGGCGGGGCAGGGACGCCGCAGGCAGCGGTCAGGCCAGCGTGATCTGGTCGCCGGTGACCTTGATGTTCTTCGGGGCGAGGGGCCGGGTGGCGGGGCCCTGCTTGACGGACCCGTCGACGATCGAGAAGCGGCTGTTGTGGCAGGTGCAGTTGATGGTGCCGCCGTCGACGTTCGACACCGGGCAGCCCTGGTGGGTGCAGATCGGGTCGAAGCCCTTGAACTGGCCCGCCACCGGCTGGGTGATGACCACGCCCTTGCTGGCGAACACCGCCCCGCCGCCGACCGGGATGTCGGTGGTGCGGGTGAGCGGACCGATGCTGTCCCGGTTGCCGCCCCCGGCGTCGCCGACACCGGCGGTCGCGCCCGGGCCGCCGCTGGTGGGGCCGGCGGCACCCGGGCTCGTCTCGTCGTCGCTGCCGCAGGCGGCCAGCACCACGGCCGCGCCGACCGCGCCGGCGCCCGCCAGCAGTGCCCGCCGGGTCTGCGTACCCGGTCCGGTCAGCGCCTCATCGTCACTCATGTCCGGCCTCTCTCTCGCCGCCGCGTCGGGCGCGGCGTACGGCTACAGTTTTGAACACGGATCACTGTGCCGCACGGTTCATACTGCAGCGTCACGAAATCGCGGTCTGACGGGCGAACCGGCACCCGGCCCGCCCGTCGTATCCCGTCGCTCAGCGCGCCCCGGCCGGCACCTTTCGGGTACGCGGCTTCGCGGCCCCGCCGTTGGCCTTCGCCGCCCGGGTGGTGGCCGCCTTGGCGCCCTTGGCCGCGCCGTCGAGCTTGAGCATCGGGCGCAGGAACTGGCCGGTGTGGCTCTCCGGCACCTCGGCGACCTCCTCCGGGGTGCCGGTGGCGAGCACCGTGCCGCCCCGGTGGCCGCCCTCCGGCCCCATGTCGATGATCCAGTCGGCCGTCTTGATCACGTCGAGGTTGTGCTCGATGGTGATCACCGTGTTGCCCTTGTCGACCAGGCCCTCCAGAACCATCAGCAGCTTGCGGATGTCCTCGAAGTGCAGGCCCGTGGTCGGCTCGTCGAGCACGTAGACCGTCCGGCCGGTGGAGCGCTTCTGCAGCTCCGAGGCGAGCTTGACGCGCTGCGCCTCGCCGCCCGAGAGCGTCGGGGCGGGCTGGCCGAGCCGGACGTACCCGAGGCCCACGTCGACAAGCGTCCTGAGGTGCCGGTGGATGGCCGGGATGGCGGAGAAGAACTCGGCCGCCTCCTCGATCGGCATGTCCAGCACCTCGGCGACCGTGCGGCCCTTGTAGTGCACCTCCAGGGTCTCCCGGTTGTACCGGGCGCCCTTGCACACCTCGCACGGGACGTAGACGTCCGGCAGGAAGTTCATCTCGATCTTCAGGGTGCCGTCGCCGGAGCACGCCTCGCAACGGCCGCCCTTGACGTTGAACGAGAACCGGCCCGG encodes:
- a CDS encoding gluconeogenesis factor YvcK family protein, with product MSPARVVAFGGGHGLSASLRALRHCVPELDLDITAVVTVGDDGGSSGRLRAERGGLPPGDLRQALVALAGDHPATRRTAGLFQHRFAAAGRVGAGGGAADALAGHAVGNLLLHGLMELFGDPVAALDHAGAMLGAVGRVLPMSRQPVDIEARVRGADPDHPDEVRAVRGQHQVAVTTGRVEALRLTPAAPAACAEAVAAVREADWLIFGPGSWYTSVLPHLLVPGLADAIISSPARRLVTLNLVAEKETLGLSPADHLDTLRRYLPELKVDMVLADSKAVGDPVAVEGAAESLGARLVLAPIAVRDGTPRHDPAALGAALVPVLGADR
- the rapZ gene encoding RNase adapter RapZ produces the protein MPTGTETALGGPAPAEADTTLVVVTGLSGGGRSTVARALENVGFYVVDNLPQALMLDMAELAFKAGGAARRTAMVLDVRSRAFSTDLAGAIRELRERGFQPRVVFVDADDEVLIRRFESVRRSHPLQGDGRLADGIAVERALLEEARDQADVIIDTSHLNVNQLRRRVEELFGGEDSRRLRITVLSFGFKYGLPPDADFVMDARFLPNPYWVPELREHTGREEAVSAYVLGQEGAEAFVAGYADLVNATTGGFEREGKRYLTVAVGCTGGKHRSVAIAEELAARLRQSGIAANAQHRDLGRE
- the recQ gene encoding DNA helicase RecQ — protein: MVSPTDQRTEDALRVLRRVFGYDAFRGFQQEVVEHVVAGGDALVLMPTGGGKSLCYQIPALVRDGVAVVVSPLIALMQDQVDALTAVGVRAGFLNSTQDLTERRRVETAFLAGELDLLYLAPEALAVRSTVALLERGRIALFAIDEAHCVSQWGHDFRPDYLNLSMLHERWPGVPRIALTATATGATRTEIATRLQLTEARHFVASFDRPNIQYRIVPKREPRKQLLSLLRDEHPGDAGIVYCLSRASVEKTADFLVANGVPALPYHAGLDAATRAANQQRFLREDGLVMVATIAFGMGIDKPDVRFVAHLDLPKSVEGYYQETGRAGRDGLPSTAWLAYGLQDVVQQRKMIETSEGDLAHRRNLAAHLDAMLALCETVRCRRAQLLEYFGETGTAGCGNCDTCLEPPESWDGTVAAQKLLSTVYRLDRERNQRFGAGHSIDILLGKRTDKIDQHGHDSLSTFGIGSELREAEWRGVVRQLLAEGLLAVEGDYGTLALTEASAEVLGRRRAVTMRREPEKPVSTRSAKPRGAATAVAELAPDAAPVFERLRAWRAASAKEQGVPAYVIFHDATLRQIATEAPASLAELSRVSGVGENKLAKYGEQILAVLAEG
- a CDS encoding C39 family peptidase, with the protein product MRTDILRKTVLTAAGVAATAGGIAGPAVAAHAADSKPAQRELNVRYEAQPNFYYCGPAATRNALSVQGKDINVDAMAKEMGTTENGTNSINDITPVLNKETGRNAYHSTEMPVDKVDVKHVEQLRADVVKAVDDGRAVVANIAGTATDTDGNTHSFEGGHYISVVGYRDGGKTVTIADSANPNMASYQMDVDALAHWIASRGYSS
- the uvrC gene encoding excinuclease ABC subunit UvrC, coding for MADPSTYRPAPGTIPESPGVYRFRDGTGRVIYVGKARSLRSRLNSYFADPVNLHQRTRQMVFTAESVDWITVATEVEALQQEYTWIKQYDPRFNVRYRDDKSYPYLAVTLDEEFPRLQVMRGAKRKGVRYFGPYSHAWAIRETLDLLLRVFPARTCSSGVFKRAGQVGRPCLLGYIGKCSAPCVGSVTAERHREIVDGFCDFMAGRTDTMVRRLEREMQEASEGLEFERAARLRDDVAALRRAMEKQTVVLGDGTDADVVAFAEDPLEAAVQVFHVRDGRVRGQRGWVVEKTEELTTGDLVHHFCTQVYGGEQGEADVPRELLVPELPGDVDALADWLTARRGSRVSLRVPQRGDKRSLLETVERNANDALARHKLKRAGDLTTRSKALDEIADALGMRTSPLRIECFDVSQIQGTDVVASMVVFEDGLPRKSEYRRFIVRGATDDLSAMSEVLRRRFARYLDARAETGEIGEETAGDPDRPGIDPTTGRPRKFAYPPQLVVVDGGAPQVAVAAQALAELGIDDVALCGLAKRLEEVWLPDDEFPIILPRTSEALYLLQRVRDEAHRFAITFHRQRRSKRMTESALDNIPGLGEVRRKALLRHFGSLKRLSVATVEEITEVPGVGRRTAEAILAALDGDAKPTPTP
- a CDS encoding Rieske (2Fe-2S) protein, which codes for MSDDEALTGPGTQTRRALLAGAGAVGAAVVLAACGSDDETSPGAAGPTSGGPGATAGVGDAGGGNRDSIGPLTRTTDIPVGGGAVFASKGVVITQPVAGQFKGFDPICTHQGCPVSNVDGGTINCTCHNSRFSIVDGSVKQGPATRPLAPKNIKVTGDQITLA